In one Bacillus sp. PK3_68 genomic region, the following are encoded:
- a CDS encoding metal-sulfur cluster assembly factor: MDQDLKENILGALEQVVDPELGIDIVNLGLVYDVDMDEAGKTKVTMTLTSMGCPLAGIIVDQVKAALADIPEVKEVEVDIVWNPPWSRDMMSRYAKIALGIQ, translated from the coding sequence ATGGATCAGGATTTAAAGGAAAATATTTTAGGGGCGCTAGAGCAAGTCGTTGACCCGGAGCTTGGTATTGACATCGTTAACCTTGGGTTGGTATATGATGTTGATATGGATGAGGCAGGAAAAACAAAAGTAACGATGACATTAACATCAATGGGCTGTCCGCTTGCTGGCATTATCGTTGACCAAGTGAAAGCTGCACTCGCAGATATTCCCGAGGTAAAAGAGGTAGAAGTTGATATCGTTTGGAATCCACCATGGTCACGGGATATGATGTCACGCTATGCTAAAATTGCTCTTGGTATTCAATAA
- a CDS encoding Cof-type HAD-IIB family hydrolase — protein sequence MAEKHLIVVDLDGTLLTDDKQISSRTKEVLKKAMEQGHEVMIATGRPYRSSGLYYNELGLVTPIVNFNGAFVHHPRNNSWGIYHEPMDLKTASEIVEACHDFDFHNIIAEVQDDLYFHYHDERLINLFNLGDPAITSGDLRRMLNDDPTCMLIHATEKTAPLIRDHLSEVHAEVIHHRRWTAPWHVIELVKLGLNKAVGIQRAAADLNIPRERIIAFGDEDNDLEMIEYAGTGVAMGNAINELKNIANEVTLTNEEDGVAAFLESKLNLAIDKKSAI from the coding sequence ATGGCTGAAAAACATTTAATTGTCGTCGATTTAGATGGAACACTGCTTACGGATGATAAACAAATCTCCTCCCGTACAAAAGAAGTGCTAAAAAAAGCAATGGAGCAAGGACATGAAGTAATGATTGCTACTGGTCGTCCTTATCGCTCCAGCGGCCTTTATTACAATGAGCTAGGTCTTGTAACACCCATCGTGAATTTTAATGGGGCTTTCGTCCATCATCCTAGAAATAATAGCTGGGGAATCTACCATGAACCAATGGACTTGAAAACAGCTTCTGAAATTGTGGAAGCCTGCCATGACTTTGATTTCCATAATATTATTGCGGAAGTGCAGGATGATTTGTACTTTCACTATCATGATGAACGGCTGATTAATCTGTTTAATTTAGGAGATCCGGCTATTACTAGCGGCGATTTGCGTCGGATGCTTAATGATGACCCTACCTGCATGCTGATCCACGCCACTGAAAAAACAGCTCCGCTCATTCGTGATCACCTAAGCGAGGTTCATGCAGAAGTCATTCACCATAGACGCTGGACTGCCCCGTGGCATGTGATTGAACTTGTTAAATTAGGACTAAATAAAGCAGTCGGCATTCAACGGGCCGCAGCTGATTTGAACATCCCTAGGGAGCGGATTATTGCTTTTGGCGATGAGGACAACGATTTGGAAATGATTGAATATGCCGGAACTGGAGTGGCTATGGGCAATGCTATTAATGAACTAAAAAATATCGCCAATGAGGTCACATTAACGAACGAAGAAGATGGGGTGGCTGCCTTCTTAGAATCCAAATTAAATCTCGCCATAGATAAAAAATCTGCGATTTAA